In Sorghum bicolor cultivar BTx623 chromosome 10, Sorghum_bicolor_NCBIv3, whole genome shotgun sequence, one genomic interval encodes:
- the LOC110431138 gene encoding uncharacterized protein LOC110431138, giving the protein MTCEVCGEVSHSGNDCPETREDAAYINNGFRRQGGANQAQIAAALHTEYKNNSENVKAVTTRGGKTTRDPPNPNADAGKDKEQQEITKKSQKDVRPEEEEMAPKDPLGYTDTTYLPFPTRNRKQAVDEQFTRFVEMIEKIHVSVLLMDVLHVPSYAKYIKEIINNKRPLPSTETIKLTEECSTAIFNRLPEKRKVPGCPTITCSIGTQRFDHALCDLGASVSVMPKVVFDQLNFTQLKPTTMTLQLADSSVRHPTGIAEDVPVQIRGLFVPMDIVVLDMELTKESPLILGRPFLSTAGAQIDVKEGKISLHINGKEEKFEFKPRHQEQCSMIRVRYGPNKQIKEVQIQPEIIYSISKSVKRPTQKPEQKKKATPKKKHEEQNKACKQNKAPEEKESPLPPKKVWKEIQKATTPTKTNQMKWRPK; this is encoded by the exons ATGACGTGCGAGGTCTGCGGAGAAGTTAGCCATTCGGGGAATGATTGCCCCGAAACCCGTGAAGACGCTGCCTACATCAACAACGGGTTCCGTCGACAAGGAGGCGCCAACCAAG CTCAGATAGCTGCTGCCCTTCATActgaatataaaaataattcaGAAAATGTAAAAGCGGTGACCACGAGGGGTggtaagaccactcgtgatccaCCGAACCCTAACGCTGATGCAGGGAAGGACAAAGAGCAACAGGAGATAAcaaagaaatcccaaaaagatGTCAGACCAGAAGAAGAGGAAATGGCACCAAAAGACCCATTGGGGTACACGGACACCACGTACCTGCCATTTCCCACAAGAAATAGAAAACAAGCTGTGGATGAACAATTCACTCGCTTTGTTGAGATGATCGAGAAGATACATGTAAGCGTTCTTTTGATGGACGTTCTACATGTACCTTCTTATGCCAAGTACATCAAGGAAATCATCAACAACAAGCGCCCACTGCCATCCACTGAAACAATTAAGCTGACGGAAGAGTGTAGCACTGCTATATTCAACCGTCTCCCGGAGAAGAGGAAGGTCCCGGGGTGCCCTACAATCACATGCTCAATCGGAACTCAGCGCTTTGATCATGCGCTATGTGATTTAGGTGCAAGCGTAAGTGTGATGCCTAAAGTTGTCTTTgaccagctcaacttcactcaaCTCAAGCCAACCACGATGACTCTCCAACTGGCCGACTCATCGGTCAGGCATCCAACGGGAATAGCCGAAGATGTACCAGTACAAATCAGAGGACTGTTTGTTCCCATGGACATTGTGGTGCTTGATATGGAGTTAACCAAGGAATCACCATTGATCCTTGGGAGACCCTTCTTGAGCACCGCAGGAGCACAGATtgatgtgaaggaaggaaagatcAGTTTACACATCAATGGGAAGGAGGAGAAGTTTGAGTTCAAACCAAGGCATCAAGAGCAATGCTCAATGATCCGGGTTAGATATGGACCAAATAAACAGATAAAAGAGGTGCAGATACAGCCTGAAATTATTTATAGCATCTCTAAATCAGTAAAAAGACCTACACAAAAGCCGGAGCAAAAGAAAAAGGCAACTCCCAAAAAGAAACATGAGGAGCAAAATAAAGCTTGTAAGCAAAACAAGGCTCCGGAAGAAAAAGAGAGTCCCCTTCCACCAAAGAAGGTATGGAAGGAGATCCAAAAGGCCACCACACCAACAAAAACCAATCAGATGAAGTGGAGGCCAAAGTAG